A window of the Butyricimonas virosa genome harbors these coding sequences:
- a CDS encoding FecR family protein: MEKEYIEGEMEARLLAYFNGELEEEERRVVERWVEEKPENRKAFEMFLRDCQHFRWVEKEQSVDLVRGKKLMVRRIRRAKIRQICYRVAASVAIIVTLGGLYLLNSPSREDKLANGIETIRPGSPKAKLILSSGEVVDLMQDEEVIREQDGSFVQVKEKKGLVYDTAQATPKAGRLLYNKIIVPRGGEFFVTLADGTNVWLNADSELEYPVQFTGDSREVRLKGEAYFVVHKDVQRSFVVHSGEYSLRVYGTEFNLNTYKPDEIQAVLVEGSIGFKANEATPEKQLKPNQLAVVNVFTGESEITNVDVYPYIAWKNQDVVFVNERLESVMDKAARWYDVDVFFQHESLKEVRFYGNMQRYADIEELLSLLEKISDVRFSIKGKTVIVSDK; encoded by the coding sequence ATGGAAAAAGAATATATCGAAGGAGAAATGGAGGCCCGTTTGTTAGCTTATTTCAACGGAGAGTTGGAGGAGGAGGAACGTCGTGTGGTGGAACGTTGGGTGGAAGAAAAACCGGAAAATCGAAAAGCATTCGAGATGTTTTTGAGAGATTGCCAGCATTTTCGTTGGGTGGAGAAGGAGCAAAGCGTTGATCTTGTACGGGGAAAAAAACTTATGGTGCGTCGCATTCGTCGTGCGAAGATTCGCCAAATTTGCTATAGGGTGGCGGCTTCGGTGGCGATAATCGTTACTTTGGGAGGATTGTATTTATTAAATAGTCCTTCCAGAGAAGATAAACTGGCGAATGGGATTGAAACGATTCGTCCCGGATCACCGAAGGCGAAACTGATTCTTTCTTCCGGAGAGGTGGTTGATCTGATGCAGGACGAAGAAGTGATCCGGGAACAGGATGGGTCTTTCGTGCAGGTGAAAGAGAAGAAAGGGCTTGTTTACGATACGGCCCAGGCAACTCCGAAAGCAGGACGGTTGCTATACAATAAAATTATAGTTCCCCGGGGCGGAGAGTTTTTTGTGACTCTGGCGGATGGAACGAATGTCTGGTTGAATGCAGATTCGGAATTGGAGTATCCTGTTCAATTTACGGGGGATAGCCGGGAAGTTCGGTTAAAAGGCGAGGCATATTTCGTGGTACATAAGGATGTACAACGTTCTTTCGTGGTACATTCCGGAGAGTATAGTTTGCGGGTGTACGGGACGGAGTTTAACCTGAATACTTATAAGCCGGATGAGATACAGGCTGTTTTGGTTGAGGGCTCTATCGGTTTTAAGGCAAACGAGGCAACTCCGGAAAAACAATTGAAACCGAATCAACTGGCCGTGGTGAATGTTTTTACCGGAGAATCGGAGATTACGAATGTGGACGTGTACCCGTATATCGCGTGGAAGAATCAGGATGTCGTTTTCGTGAACGAGCGTTTGGAATCAGTCATGGATAAAGCGGCACGATGGTATGATGTGGATGTGTTTTTCCAGCATGAATCACTTAAAGAGGTGCGATTTTATGGAAATATGCAGCGGTATGCGGATATAGAAGAGTTGTTGTCGCTGTTGGAAAAGATTTCGGATGTTCGTTTTAGTATAAAAGGAAAGACGGTGATTGTTAGCGATAAATAA
- a CDS encoding RNA polymerase sigma factor — MISDITFSENLLELFWGEVFIFYFCDKAVLIEYNLGRYKVNGSRLDRNQEICVVLHSDDPKGMEMLFDVYYSTLVVWADTFLHDMDSAEDVIQEFFIDIWNGKIYRKLRPETLASFLYVSVRNRCLKKIEKQDVFRHVMSLDQVDLVFEEYNERHDIIVSKVLEEISQLPERSRDVMKCVFVEGMKYREVAERYGISVSTVKTLLGNSVRKLRERLNKEMYSGFLLFFCRRE, encoded by the coding sequence ATGATTAGTGATATTACGTTTTCAGAAAATTTACTGGAGCTTTTTTGGGGAGAAGTATTTATTTTTTACTTTTGTGATAAAGCTGTGTTAATCGAGTACAATTTAGGAAGGTATAAAGTGAATGGTTCTAGATTAGATAGGAATCAAGAAATATGCGTGGTGTTACATTCCGATGATCCCAAAGGAATGGAAATGCTTTTTGATGTCTATTACAGTACTTTGGTCGTGTGGGCAGATACATTTTTACATGATATGGATTCCGCGGAGGATGTGATACAAGAGTTTTTTATTGATATTTGGAACGGTAAGATTTATCGAAAATTGAGGCCGGAGACATTGGCTTCTTTTTTGTATGTTTCCGTGCGGAATCGTTGTTTGAAGAAGATCGAGAAACAGGATGTATTTCGTCATGTGATGTCGCTTGATCAGGTGGATCTTGTTTTCGAGGAGTATAACGAGCGCCATGATATAATCGTCTCAAAGGTGTTGGAGGAAATTAGTCAATTACCGGAACGGAGTAGGGATGTTATGAAATGTGTTTTCGTGGAAGGGATGAAATACCGGGAGGTAGCTGAGCGTTATGGGATTTCTGTTTCGACTGTGAAGACATTGCTGGGTAATTCGGTGAGGAAATTGAGAGAACGCTTGAATAAAGAGATGTATTCCGGTTTTTTGCTTTTTTTCTGTCGGCGGGAATAA
- a CDS encoding adenylate kinase, translated as MLNIALFGPPGAGKGTQAKKIVEKYNLAHLSTGEMIRKEIAEGSDFGKMAAGIINKGELLSDEFVVALIENSIEHHKNVDGFLFDGFPRTVRQAEILDEMLAKTGHPLSALVSIDVPHDELMRRMLERAKIEGRADDNEEVIENRFREYKAKTLPVADHYKVQKKHFSVNGHGTVEDVFQAITKILEEIR; from the coding sequence ATGCTGAATATTGCATTGTTTGGCCCTCCAGGAGCCGGAAAAGGTACTCAGGCGAAAAAGATAGTTGAAAAATACAATCTAGCGCATCTGTCAACAGGAGAGATGATTCGTAAAGAGATTGCCGAAGGTTCGGATTTTGGTAAAATGGCTGCCGGGATTATTAATAAAGGCGAGTTATTATCTGACGAGTTTGTGGTTGCGTTAATCGAAAACAGCATCGAACATCACAAGAACGTGGATGGTTTCCTGTTTGACGGGTTTCCTAGAACGGTGAGACAAGCTGAAATTCTTGATGAGATGCTGGCTAAGACGGGACACCCGTTAAGTGCATTGGTGAGTATCGACGTACCTCATGACGAGTTAATGCGCCGGATGCTAGAACGTGCTAAAATCGAGGGACGTGCCGATGACAACGAGGAAGTGATTGAAAATCGTTTCCGCGAGTATAAGGCAAAGACATTGCCCGTGGCCGATCATTACAAGGTTCAGAAGAAACATTTTTCAGTGAATGGTCATGGTACCGTGGAAGATGTATTTCAGGCTATAACCAAAATACTCGAAGAGATACGGTAA
- a CDS encoding penicillin-binding protein 1A: MNKKKTTTRKKATKKKQSIFVRVFKTILLSALLGAILVGLFVCCVYYGMWGKIPDYRNLREIRNNEASSLYSEDGELLGKYYVENRTNVMFGSISRNAVNALIATEDVRFYEHHGFDKVSMLRVLFKTLLLGDKSSGGGSTISQQLAKNLYPRQYSSRFMIPVIKIKEIITAHRLEKLYTKDEILTLYLNTVSFGEGTFGIESAAQKYFSTTATRLSVPEAATLIGLLKGPSYYNPRVHPDRTLQRRNTVITQMVKYDYLTEEEGETLKQEKLQLRFKPLNHYSGLAPYLREQIRQDAVKLIAEFNEANSTNYDLYKDGLKLVTTIDAEMQRYAEKAMRQHMKSLQHAFYTHLGKQEPWDKEKNLLDNAIRESETYKNLKRQGLSEKAILVAMNEKKPMTIYSAYQGEAEMQMSSIDSLKHYLKILQPGMIAVEPQSGKIKVWIGGLDFKYFQYDQVLAPRQVGSVFKPVVYSAAIEHGARVDAYYNNEQKSYPEYDNWTPRNSNNQYGGYYTLKGALSQSINTIAVQVLLQTGIDATIEHACRLGIQSELPAVPSIALGAANIPLREMILPYLCYANNGVSTTPYYLLSIKDRDGRILYEAEPPRRERVIPAEQAHIMSSMLSAVIQEGTGKRLINNYGLNIPLAGKTGTTQNQADGWFIGYNPRIVVGVRVGANNSRVHFNSTALGQGANMALPIFGLFMQECLQSNTYAYWSGLSFPVPPVDVQKDLEVPTFKENINLLERLTNQKLEKVKKQDTGKDTDSPKKKGFFRKIGDLFKKKDKK, encoded by the coding sequence ATGAACAAGAAAAAGACCACAACACGAAAAAAAGCCACGAAGAAAAAACAAAGTATCTTTGTCCGTGTTTTCAAGACAATACTATTGAGTGCCTTACTGGGCGCCATTCTCGTTGGACTCTTCGTGTGTTGCGTGTACTACGGGATGTGGGGGAAAATTCCGGATTACCGGAACTTGAGAGAAATTCGTAACAACGAAGCTTCTTCTCTGTATAGTGAAGACGGGGAGTTACTCGGAAAATATTACGTGGAAAACCGTACGAACGTCATGTTCGGCAGTATATCCCGCAATGCCGTAAACGCCTTGATCGCCACTGAAGACGTGCGTTTTTACGAGCATCACGGGTTCGATAAAGTCAGTATGCTGAGGGTATTGTTCAAGACATTACTATTAGGCGATAAGAGTTCGGGTGGGGGAAGTACGATCAGCCAGCAATTGGCCAAAAATCTCTATCCTCGCCAGTATAGCAGTCGTTTCATGATTCCGGTAATCAAGATCAAAGAGATCATCACAGCACATCGTCTTGAAAAATTATACACGAAAGACGAAATTCTCACCCTATATTTAAACACTGTATCTTTTGGTGAAGGCACGTTCGGTATTGAAAGTGCCGCCCAAAAGTATTTTTCCACGACGGCAACACGCCTCTCCGTTCCGGAGGCTGCCACTCTGATCGGACTTTTGAAGGGACCTTCTTACTACAATCCCCGGGTGCATCCCGATCGCACGTTACAACGACGTAACACGGTGATCACCCAAATGGTTAAGTACGATTATCTGACCGAAGAAGAAGGGGAAACATTAAAACAAGAAAAACTGCAACTCCGCTTCAAACCTTTAAATCATTATTCCGGCTTAGCCCCCTACTTACGTGAACAAATCCGCCAAGATGCTGTCAAGCTCATTGCCGAATTCAACGAAGCAAACAGTACCAATTACGATTTATACAAAGACGGGCTAAAACTCGTCACCACGATCGACGCGGAGATGCAACGTTACGCGGAAAAAGCTATGCGACAGCACATGAAATCATTGCAACACGCTTTCTACACACACCTGGGAAAACAAGAACCATGGGACAAAGAGAAGAATCTCCTTGATAATGCTATCCGGGAAAGCGAGACATATAAAAATTTGAAACGCCAAGGACTTAGCGAGAAAGCCATTCTCGTCGCCATGAACGAAAAAAAGCCCATGACTATTTACAGTGCATACCAGGGAGAAGCCGAAATGCAAATGTCCTCTATTGATTCGCTCAAACACTACTTGAAGATACTTCAACCCGGCATGATAGCCGTAGAGCCACAATCCGGAAAAATAAAAGTATGGATCGGGGGACTTGATTTCAAGTATTTCCAATATGACCAAGTGCTGGCACCCCGCCAAGTCGGTTCCGTGTTCAAGCCGGTCGTTTACAGCGCAGCCATTGAACATGGAGCCCGTGTTGATGCCTATTACAATAATGAACAAAAAAGTTACCCGGAATACGACAACTGGACGCCCCGAAATTCAAACAACCAGTACGGTGGTTACTACACGCTGAAAGGGGCTCTAAGTCAATCCATCAACACTATCGCCGTCCAAGTTCTCCTGCAGACAGGAATCGACGCCACGATAGAACATGCCTGCCGCTTGGGAATACAAAGTGAACTACCCGCGGTTCCCTCCATCGCACTGGGAGCTGCCAACATTCCTCTCCGGGAAATGATTCTCCCCTACTTGTGCTATGCAAACAATGGAGTGTCGACAACGCCCTATTACCTGCTTTCCATAAAAGACCGGGACGGACGTATCCTTTACGAGGCCGAACCTCCACGCAGAGAACGGGTGATCCCGGCAGAGCAAGCTCATATCATGTCCTCCATGCTTTCCGCCGTTATTCAAGAAGGAACAGGAAAAAGACTAATCAACAACTATGGGCTGAACATACCCCTAGCCGGGAAAACCGGGACTACCCAGAATCAAGCCGACGGCTGGTTTATCGGCTACAACCCTCGTATAGTCGTGGGTGTAAGAGTCGGAGCCAACAATTCCCGTGTACATTTCAACTCTACCGCACTAGGCCAAGGAGCCAACATGGCTCTTCCTATCTTCGGCTTGTTCATGCAGGAATGCCTGCAAAGTAACACTTACGCCTATTGGTCCGGTCTGTCCTTCCCGGTTCCACCCGTGGATGTACAAAAGGATCTGGAAGTACCTACTTTCAAGGAAAACATAAACTTGTTAGAAAGATTGACCAACCAAAAACTGGAAAAAGTAAAGAAACAAGATACAGGAAAAGATACCGATTCTCCCAAGAAAAAAGGTTTCTTCCGGAAAATCGGGGATCTATTCAAGAAGAAAGATAAAAAATAA
- a CDS encoding cation:proton antiporter — translation MKKVFLFSIFLLCGLFFSQILPSALGSAYGTLASISKWLMFICLAFIMINVGREFELDKAKWRSYTTDYFIAMATAAVPWLLIAGYYIFFLDTGLSWENNLLISRFAAPTSAGILFTMLAAAGLKKEWIYKKTQVLAIFDDLDTILLMIPLQILMIGFKWQLFVIIGVVCILLIFGWKRLSSLNLPQSWKSILLYSVCIVAAFESVYLISKALMGQDGAIHIEVLLPAFVLGMVMKTVHNHSQEEERASSFISYLFMFLVGLSTPIFIGLETGGDGMPGWGMLIFHVIVVTILSNLGKMFPLFFYRDRKIQERLALSIGMFTRGEVGAGIIVIAMGYQLGGSALIISILSLVLNLVLTGFFVVAVKRISQSVYGVKE, via the coding sequence ATGAAGAAAGTTTTTTTGTTTTCTATTTTCTTACTTTGCGGCTTGTTTTTTTCTCAAATACTTCCCTCGGCGTTAGGGAGCGCATATGGAACTCTGGCATCGATAAGTAAATGGTTGATGTTTATTTGTCTTGCTTTTATTATGATTAACGTGGGGAGAGAATTCGAGTTGGATAAGGCAAAATGGCGTTCGTACACGACAGATTATTTTATTGCAATGGCGACAGCTGCAGTACCTTGGCTTCTGATAGCTGGTTATTATATCTTTTTCTTGGATACGGGATTATCGTGGGAGAATAATTTGCTGATCAGTCGGTTTGCCGCTCCTACATCCGCAGGTATTCTTTTCACGATGCTTGCTGCTGCCGGGCTGAAAAAGGAGTGGATCTACAAGAAAACGCAAGTACTGGCTATATTTGATGACTTGGATACGATTTTATTGATGATTCCGTTACAAATATTGATGATCGGTTTCAAATGGCAACTGTTTGTCATTATTGGGGTGGTTTGTATTCTTCTGATTTTTGGGTGGAAACGGTTGAGTTCGCTGAACTTGCCACAATCTTGGAAGTCTATTCTGCTCTATTCCGTGTGTATCGTGGCGGCATTCGAGAGTGTGTATCTGATTTCGAAGGCTTTGATGGGACAGGATGGGGCAATTCATATTGAGGTGCTGTTACCGGCATTCGTGCTGGGAATGGTGATGAAAACCGTGCATAATCACTCGCAGGAGGAAGAAAGAGCTTCTAGTTTTATCTCGTACCTGTTTATGTTTTTAGTCGGGTTGAGTACGCCTATTTTTATCGGTTTGGAGACCGGGGGAGACGGGATGCCCGGATGGGGGATGCTGATCTTCCATGTAATTGTGGTAACGATTCTTTCGAATCTTGGGAAGATGTTCCCGCTATTCTTTTATCGTGACCGGAAGATTCAAGAGCGTCTGGCACTTTCGATCGGTATGTTCACGAGAGGGGAAGTCGGTGCAGGAATTATCGTGATTGCTATGGGGTACCAGTTAGGAGGTTCCGCATTGATTATCTCCATTTTAAGTTTGGTCCTTAATCTCGTTTTAACAGGTTTCTTCGTGGTAGCTGTGAAACGTATATCCCAGAGTGTGTACGGGGTGAAAGAATAA
- a CDS encoding FAD:protein FMN transferase: MKKLGIIICGLVLMMGCERNIYRFTEGSVYGTVYHVSYQSEVDYTVEIRQEMERVNQSLSMFNKESVIARWNRGESERVDSLFVTMYEKAREVYEATGGGFDITVAPLVNAWGFGFKNEKLPSDGKIDSLLQYVGMDKVQLEGVRLVKLVEGVQIDASSIAKGLGVDLVAEFFDREGVQNYMIEIGGEIRVKGESNKQRPWHIGVDKPIDDAAAANRELQLVLALREGALATSGNYRRFYVVDGKKYSHTINPRTGYPVQQDILGASVYAPTCMEADAYATAFMVLGTEEAKRIVKDNPHLEACFIYQNKQGEREVWMSDRLKTLVLEE, translated from the coding sequence ATGAAAAAGTTGGGGATTATTATTTGCGGGTTGGTGTTGATGATGGGATGTGAGCGTAATATATACCGTTTCACGGAAGGTAGTGTGTATGGTACTGTTTATCATGTGTCATACCAGAGTGAAGTGGACTATACCGTGGAGATCCGGCAGGAGATGGAACGGGTGAATCAGTCCTTGTCGATGTTCAACAAGGAGTCGGTAATTGCCCGATGGAACCGGGGTGAGAGTGAGCGGGTGGATTCACTTTTTGTAACCATGTACGAGAAGGCAAGAGAGGTGTATGAGGCAACGGGAGGTGGATTTGATATAACAGTTGCTCCACTGGTGAACGCTTGGGGATTCGGTTTTAAAAACGAGAAATTGCCTTCGGACGGGAAGATTGATTCTCTGTTGCAATACGTCGGAATGGATAAGGTGCAACTAGAAGGAGTGCGGTTAGTGAAACTAGTTGAGGGAGTACAGATAGATGCTAGTTCTATCGCCAAAGGATTGGGGGTGGATCTCGTGGCCGAGTTTTTTGATCGGGAAGGAGTACAAAATTACATGATTGAGATTGGTGGCGAAATTCGGGTGAAGGGGGAGAGTAATAAACAGCGTCCGTGGCATATCGGTGTAGACAAGCCGATTGACGATGCGGCGGCGGCAAACCGGGAGTTGCAGCTTGTACTGGCATTGCGGGAAGGAGCGTTGGCTACATCCGGGAATTATCGTCGTTTTTATGTGGTGGATGGAAAAAAATATTCTCATACAATAAACCCTAGGACTGGTTATCCTGTCCAACAAGATATACTAGGAGCTTCTGTATATGCTCCGACTTGTATGGAGGCAGATGCTTACGCAACAGCGTTTATGGTGTTGGGAACAGAAGAAGCCAAAAGAATCGTGAAGGATAATCCTCACCTTGAGGCTTGTTTTATTTATCAAAATAAACAGGGAGAACGTGAGGTTTGGATGTCTGATCGATTGAAAACGTTAGTGTTAGAGGAGTAA
- a CDS encoding patatin-like phospholipase family protein, with product MKRILVFLLVLFVMLDVQGQRKKVGLVLSGGGAKGVAHIGVLKVLEEAGIPIDYIAGTSMGSLVGALYAIGYDAHTMDSLVRRQDWTFLLSDKVYRYNLPFSEKEETEKYLVSVPIKNNREIKIPSGFISGQNIYNLFSDLTIGYHDSLDFKKLPIPFACVASNLVDGQEVIQDCGVLPLAMRASMAIPGAFAPVRKDGMVLVDGGISNNFPVDIAKAMGADIIIGVDVQAELKDASGLESVTGILDQMTSFLGIQKYEENKKMVNIYIKPDVTPYSAASFSASAIDTLIMRGEDVARSQWDELMQLKKELGLAESYQPKKVSEDIIIENDTIMVEHVHLSGIDERDEKWLRKKIRIKDYSRITLSDLHEAIAELYGIGAFSSVSYKLSGGPVYDLELILKQKSMSSLNLGFRFDSEEMAAILLNTTLTHKELRGSRLSLTGRLSMNPYVKLNYSLGNTFLRRFELEYMFKYNNLDIYTKGKKTDNVDYGVHRVTLGGSDIYFRNFKLQLGVRYEYYNYESFLFSDKDHNISVKPEGFFSYYGLAHLETFDKRYYPTRGMSLKVDYSLYTDNLITYNDGAPFSAIGLDFESVLSITRRVKFIPSIYGRVLVGHNIPYPYLNCMGGDVAGRYVDQQLPFLGIQHLEIFDNSVVVAKVKVRYNIGRNHYISLAGNYAKQESNFFDVFGGDDIFGGGVGYSYDSIVGPIDFMFSLSDWSKKLGFYFNLGYYF from the coding sequence ATGAAACGAATTTTGGTGTTTCTTCTTGTTTTATTTGTCATGTTAGATGTTCAAGGACAACGAAAAAAGGTCGGGTTGGTGCTGAGTGGTGGAGGTGCAAAAGGTGTGGCGCATATCGGAGTGTTGAAGGTGTTGGAGGAAGCCGGGATTCCGATAGATTATATTGCAGGGACAAGTATGGGATCTCTCGTTGGAGCGTTGTACGCGATCGGGTACGATGCGCATACGATGGATAGTTTGGTGAGAAGACAGGACTGGACGTTTCTGTTGAGTGATAAAGTGTATCGTTATAATCTCCCTTTTTCGGAGAAGGAGGAAACGGAAAAGTATTTGGTTTCCGTACCGATAAAGAATAATCGGGAAATCAAGATTCCATCGGGATTTATCAGTGGGCAGAATATTTACAATCTATTTTCGGACCTAACGATTGGTTACCATGATTCGTTGGATTTTAAGAAATTGCCAATCCCTTTCGCCTGCGTGGCGAGTAATTTGGTGGATGGTCAGGAGGTGATACAGGACTGCGGCGTGTTGCCTTTGGCCATGCGTGCGAGTATGGCGATTCCGGGGGCTTTTGCTCCCGTGCGGAAAGATGGTATGGTATTGGTGGACGGGGGAATCTCGAATAATTTCCCGGTGGATATAGCTAAAGCGATGGGAGCCGATATAATTATCGGGGTAGACGTGCAGGCGGAACTGAAAGATGCTTCCGGGTTGGAATCCGTGACTGGAATTCTTGACCAAATGACCTCTTTTCTCGGAATTCAGAAGTACGAGGAAAATAAAAAGATGGTAAACATCTATATTAAGCCGGATGTTACTCCTTATTCGGCTGCTAGTTTCTCGGCAAGTGCTATCGACACGCTGATCATGCGGGGAGAGGACGTGGCCCGGAGTCAATGGGATGAATTAATGCAGTTGAAGAAGGAGCTGGGACTTGCAGAAAGTTACCAACCGAAAAAAGTATCTGAAGATATAATTATCGAGAATGACACGATCATGGTAGAACACGTCCATTTGTCAGGAATTGATGAACGGGATGAAAAATGGTTACGGAAAAAGATACGGATAAAAGATTATAGTCGGATTACGTTGAGCGATCTGCACGAGGCGATTGCTGAATTGTACGGGATCGGGGCGTTTTCGAGTGTGAGTTATAAACTTAGCGGTGGTCCGGTGTATGATTTGGAATTGATATTGAAACAAAAATCGATGAGTTCTTTGAACTTGGGATTTCGGTTTGACTCGGAGGAAATGGCTGCTATTTTATTGAACACGACACTTACGCACAAAGAGTTGAGAGGTTCACGGCTTTCCCTGACCGGACGTTTGAGTATGAATCCTTACGTGAAATTGAACTATTCACTGGGAAATACTTTCCTGCGGCGTTTTGAATTGGAGTATATGTTTAAATATAATAACCTAGATATTTATACCAAGGGAAAGAAAACGGATAACGTGGATTACGGGGTTCATCGGGTAACCTTGGGAGGTTCTGATATTTATTTCCGTAACTTCAAATTGCAGTTGGGCGTGCGTTACGAGTATTACAATTACGAGTCGTTCCTTTTCTCTGACAAAGATCACAATATTTCGGTAAAACCGGAAGGATTCTTTAGTTATTACGGACTGGCTCACTTGGAAACTTTTGATAAACGTTATTACCCGACACGGGGAATGTCATTGAAAGTGGATTACTCTTTGTACACGGATAACCTCATTACCTATAACGACGGGGCTCCGTTCTCGGCTATCGGGTTAGATTTCGAGTCCGTGTTGTCTATCACTCGACGGGTGAAATTTATTCCGTCTATCTACGGGCGAGTGTTGGTGGGACATAACATTCCCTATCCTTATTTGAATTGCATGGGAGGAGATGTAGCCGGGAGATATGTCGATCAACAGTTGCCTTTCTTGGGCATTCAGCATTTGGAGATATTTGACAATTCGGTGGTGGTGGCAAAAGTTAAGGTGAGATACAATATCGGTCGTAATCATTATATTTCTCTAGCTGGGAATTATGCAAAACAGGAATCTAACTTCTTTGATGTATTCGGAGGCGATGATATTTTTGGGGGAGGAGTAGGATATTCTTATGATAGTATTGTGGGGCCGATTGATTTCATGTTCAGTCTTTCGGATTGGTCAAAGAAACTAGGCTTTTATTTTAACTTGGGATATTATTTTTAG
- a CDS encoding sigma-54-dependent transcriptional regulator, whose amino-acid sequence MTKILVIDDERSIRNSMKDILQYEGHEVVLAENGMEGLVSVKSEKPDIVFCDIKMPKMEGIEVLERIKEFSADTPVIMISGHGTIDTAIEAIRKGAYDFIEKPLDLNRILITIKNATDKHLLIHETKTLKNKVSKKYDMIGNSEALNHIRAMIDKVAVSDARILITGPNGSGKELVAHQLHELSHRKDNAFVEVNCAAIPSELIESELFGHEKGSFTSAIKQKKGKFELANGGTLFLDEIGDMSLNAQAKVLRALQEQKITRVGGDTDINIDVRVIAATNKNLKEEIKKGNFREDLYHRLSVIIIDVPPLCQRLEDIDDLANHFLTEVCTEMGIAPKTLSPDAIAALKECEWTGNIRELRNVVERLVILCGNTITREDVKMYR is encoded by the coding sequence ATGACGAAAATATTAGTGATTGATGATGAGAGAAGTATCCGCAATTCGATGAAGGATATTCTACAATACGAGGGACACGAAGTCGTGCTGGCTGAAAACGGAATGGAAGGACTCGTTTCCGTGAAATCTGAAAAACCCGACATTGTTTTCTGTGATATAAAAATGCCCAAAATGGAAGGTATCGAAGTACTGGAACGTATCAAGGAATTCTCCGCGGATACCCCGGTAATCATGATTTCCGGTCACGGAACAATCGACACGGCCATCGAAGCCATCCGGAAAGGAGCATACGATTTTATCGAAAAACCGTTGGATCTGAATCGTATACTGATCACGATAAAGAACGCAACAGATAAGCATTTATTAATTCACGAGACAAAGACCCTAAAAAACAAGGTCAGCAAGAAATACGATATGATCGGGAATTCCGAGGCTTTAAACCATATACGAGCCATGATTGACAAGGTAGCAGTCTCCGATGCCCGAATCCTAATCACCGGACCTAACGGTTCTGGAAAAGAACTTGTCGCCCATCAGTTGCACGAATTAAGTCACCGGAAAGACAATGCTTTCGTCGAGGTAAATTGTGCTGCCATCCCATCGGAACTGATCGAGAGCGAGTTATTCGGACACGAGAAAGGTTCTTTCACCTCGGCCATCAAGCAAAAGAAAGGTAAGTTCGAACTCGCCAACGGGGGAACGCTCTTCCTAGACGAGATCGGTGATATGAGTCTCAATGCCCAAGCAAAAGTACTAAGAGCTTTACAGGAACAAAAGATAACTCGTGTCGGCGGGGATACTGATATAAATATAGACGTGCGGGTCATTGCCGCCACGAACAAGAATTTAAAAGAAGAGATCAAGAAGGGGAATTTCAGAGAAGACCTCTATCACCGGTTAAGCGTGATTATTATTGATGTACCCCCTTTGTGCCAACGTTTGGAAGATATTGATGATTTGGCCAATCACTTCTTGACGGAAGTATGCACGGAAATGGGCATTGCCCCTAAAACGCTGTCTCCCGATGCTATTGCCGCATTGAAGGAATGCGAATGGACAGGTAATATCCGCGAACTACGCAACGTCGTGGAACGATTAGTCATTCTTTGTGGTAACACCATCACCCGGGAAGACGTGAAAATGTATCGATAA